TTTGCAGATGTCACTgtggtacagtggtaaagtcgttGGATGATGATACCAGCGACCTGAGATCGAAACTCGTCAGTATCGGGGGTGAGGTTGGGGGTGGGggatttttccttttttcttttcctagCTACATGTGCTTGTAGGTAGTAAACCTATTTCGGgtttaaactttaatataacctttGGCATTTGacccaattttatttttattttaaaataggAAAACATAATGCTGCAGTTTTTTTAGACCCAGTTTGTGCCAAGGTAGTCAATATTGGTTGTACAGGCCGATATTAGAGGTTTTTATCGGGTATTGGAAAAtacctatatgatattgaaaatatcggcgatacaaagacgGAGCGATAATTATCGGTTGTACATGCCGATATAGacgatatatcggttttacttaTACACTGATAATATCGTTTTTCATCAATATGCATTTAGTTTTTACAAACAAATACAACgtcaattggagaaggtaaaaagtCTTAATATATTTACgatataaaatcaatgactatatggtagaatataagatgaaaacaATATTTCGATTGCAAGGAAGGGAAATGTAAAATATAAAAGTGAAGGATAATATGAAAGATTTACCGgcataatgggacaacaatcacaactCTAGATGGTAAACCACCTTATATTTTGAAAATTCGAAATATAttatgattcttattattttttactatggtTTTATAAATATTTGAGATTCTAGTTGtaatgatgtatcaccgataaaaactgatattatcttttgtataggtgtatcggacccggccgatacgagaccgatacacgatattaactaccttggtttGTGCACAATCCCTTAAATCCCTTCCAGCCCCAATAATCGGAATTGCATGACGTACCTAATGTTTAAGATAGTGTTTATGAAAAATTTAAGCAGCTCATAAATTTGGAAATCACAAAAACAGTGTTAAGACGCAAACAACATAGTACACATAGCATATGTTCAAATTCTCCTCAGAGATGAgtcatttttttaaaaaaaaaaactgatagtAATAACATGAGGGGGAAATAAATGCTAATCTTCCCAGACTTCAACTTATCCCCGATTTTTCCTTCCTGATGATACTGGCACATTTTCCTTGTTGCTTTTGTTTACGGGCTTCTTGGGAGCTTCAGTGCTCTTTTCTTGTTTGCAACCACATTTCTTTTCATTCTTGCAATGAGCCAATCTCTCTGCAACGATAGGCCTTACATCATCTGAAACAGCTAACCTCTCTAAGAAAGGGAGTAGTACAAGAAGTTCTTTATCTTGCTGGTCAAAATACCAGCTTTGAATCTTAATACCGTTGTCTTTTTGTAAGCGAAAATTATCTGAACAATTATCAACCAATACAGCTTTAGCAAGATCGACCCCAAGTCTGCGTAGATCCTTGACATAGATGCCATGATAATATGAACCTGAATTGCAATAATAACGTCTAATAATCAGCTTGGCTTGAGGGTCAAGAAAATCGAGTACTTGATCTGCATACTCTTGGTCACTTGCAGTGACGATGACCACATTAAACAACTCATACACCCTTTCTAAGAACTTGTGAACATACGGCCTCAAATAGACATAATaagtgttggttaaacttcaacatagaagtcactaacaagctgattaggataagattaggaaattgatgtaatcctaagggaattagaagtcatctagttctaagaaaaggaaagacatgtaataaggtaataggagtaggaaaaggaattcatagttctatatatatatgatcaccaaagttgtggttgatcatatgagcaagattaaagcttgtgtttagttttgagagattttctaaacatcaataaagagagttgtctttatataagctaagtttcatcttgcagttgccattaattggtatcagagcgtgtttctgagccatggaaaacgaaaccaccattgtgggtgcaaaatagttcacgccaccatcaatacaggttccaatcctcaacgccacaaactacacagtatgggccatgagaatgaaggtactgatcaaaatctacaaagtttgggaaacaattgatcctggtataTTGGACCCATACAAAAataatgttgccattggattactctttcaagcaataccagaatgtcttgttttacaagttggtgaacaggaaacttcaaagaaaatttgggatgcaataaaggcacgtaatctcggagctgatcgagttaaaggagcccgtctgcaaaccttaatgtctgaatttgaaagagtgaagatgaaagacactgatactattgatagctttgcaggaaagctatcagagatagcctcaaaagctgcgtcacttggacaatccattgatgaagataaactggtaaagaagtttctcaatagtttaccaagatccaagtatattcatatcataacttctctcgaacaagtcttagatttaaagaagactagctatgaagatataattggaagattgaaagcatatgaagaaagaatccttgatgaagaaaacaatggagaaactcaaggaaaactattgtacacaaactcttaccaacaaaactctgcgataagaggaagaggtcgtggaagaggtggaagaggaaacagaggccgaggaaggggaggaaggtttaactcacaagatagtacaacaagtcagaatgatcaaaaccaagggaaagaaaagaaggatagatcaaacattatttgttacagatgtgataaaccatgacacttctcctctgtattccctgaaagaatacaaaagatggaagaaacaaacaagaatgaaacaagggaagcagatacatctcttttcatgcacgaagttgtattcttaaacgaagggaaactaataccaaagaactacgaatcaaaggatggagaagaaggaatctggtatttagataatggagccagcaatcacatgactggtaagagacactacttttctgaactcaatgagaaaatcaaaggacaagtgaagtttgatGATGGATCttatgtagaaattgaagggaaaggatcaattctatttcagagcaagaccggagaacagaatcttgtcacaaacatctacttcatcccaaacttacaaagaaaCATTCTAAGTTGAGggcaagctacagaagttggatgtgatgttagaatgcgacaagattatctaacagttcatgacccaagtggaagacttttagtagAGTCTCacactcacagaatagactctacaagataagtctcatgactggaaggccattgtgtatgaatatgagactggaagatcagacatggaagtggaacgcaaggttaggacacataagctttagttctttaaaggctatgcaggtacctaattatctatggggagaagctgtacgacactccacatacctaataaacaggatacctacgaaatctctgaaagacatgactccatatgaaagtttgcgaaagagaagaccaaacatagatcatttaagagtgtttggttgcaaagcatacgcaaaagttgattctgcaactcttaagaaactggatgatcgatctcagactcttgtgaatctaggaattgagtctggatccaaagcttacagattattcaatccaacaacgaaaagagtgatagtgagtcgagatgtggtattcgatgaaaaagcaaactggaactggaaagaaactaatgatggaccaagtagggatccaggaatgtttcacatgagatggggtcaagtaattgatgaaggcaaaggacccataatcatcaataccaatggaaataatgatgttaatcaagaagaagaagagaataatgaaaacactgagaataacgaagaagtagtagaagaagaagaagaagaagaagaagaagaagaagaagagaagatcgatgaaataactcaacccattccactgcgaaaatcaacaagacagatacaaaagccacagtatctggaggattatgttcttcaagccgcagaagaatgtgagattatgctactttctgttaatgatgaaccaaggaattttcaggaagcaaaggtctcgactaaatggacacaatcatgtagagaagaaattatttcaatcaacagaaacaagacttggtttctagttgataagccagatgggattcagattaaacaagaagcttatgcaaggagaattctgaaagaagcaggacttgaaacttgtaatccaactaagataccaatggagtttggacttaaagtttcaaaggcacaagaagaagctgagattgatccaacgagttatagaagaaatgttgtatgccttagatacttgttacacacaagaccagacttggatttctcagtgggagtagcaagccgttatatgcagagtccacgcaagtctcatggtgacgtaataaagcagatattgagatatctaagaggaacaatcatctATGGaatgaagtatggtcgaggaggatcaaaaggaattgttgggtatagtgacagcagtcataatattgaccaagacgaTGGAAGGAGTACGACAGGTCATATTTTCTACCTAGGAGATGCACCTATCACATGGtgctcacagaagcaagacacaatagctctctcatcctgtgaagctgagtttatggctgcaacagaagcagctaaacaatcaatatggcttcaagaactgttgggtgaaatcaaaggaagagaatctgaaaaagttcttatcaagattgataataagtctacaATTGCACTcgctaaaaatccagtgtttcatgggaagacgaaacacattcacaaaaggtatcatttcatacgagaatgtatcgagaaggagatcatcaacgttgaacacataccaggaactgagcagaaagcagatatattgacaaaggcattagctcggatcaagtttgcagaaatgagacaattgattggagtacaagatatgtcacgggtaaggttgaagcttaacggggagaatgttggttaaacttcaacatagaagtcactaacaagctggttaggacaagattaggaaattgatgcaatcctaagggaattagaagtcatctagttctaagaaaaggaaagacatgtaataaggtaataggactaggaaaaggaattcatagttctatatatatatatgatcaccaaaattgtggttgatcatatgagcaagattagagcttgtgtttagttttgagagattttctaaacatcaataaagagagttgtctttatataaactaagtttcatcttgcagttgccattaataaGTGCACTTTACTCCAGGAAATGAGTGTGAATATGATTCTTGAAGTGATTTTCTAACGTGGACGAGGGTTTCGTC
This is a stretch of genomic DNA from Papaver somniferum cultivar HN1 chromosome 1, ASM357369v1, whole genome shotgun sequence. It encodes these proteins:
- the LOC113323377 gene encoding CTD small phosphatase-like protein 2-A, whose protein sequence is MKTSSETHLKPSQSVQVSLTNTYYVYLRPYVHKFLERVYELFNVVIVTASDQEYADQVLDFLDPQAKLIIRRYYCNSGSYYHGIYVKDLRRLGVDLAKAVLVDNCSDNFRLQKDNGIKIQSWYFDQQDKELLVLLPFLERLAVSDDVRPIVAERLAHCKNEKKCGCKQEKSTEAPKKPVNKSNKENVPVSSGRKNRG